GGATGGACCTTTCCGCTGAACGCTAGAGCGTCGTCATTGATACCCAGGGGTCAGCCGCTGAATTCAACGAGCGTTGTCAGGTTCGCCTGGCTCGTACGGTAGACAATCATCTCGTTGTTCAGGACACCGCTCTCCCCTCCCTTTGCGAACGTGGAGTCGTAGCCTTTGGCCGGATACTGCGCGCGTGCGTTGGGTCCGCTCGGCGTCATGGCGCGGCCCATGGCGACGTCCGCGAGAAACATGAAACAACGGTTGTCGATGCCCTGCGAGCGGCTCCAGTCGCCCCGCGAGTACGCCAGGGACTTCGTCGACTGGTCGCTGAAGTAGAGTCCGTCGCCGAACATGCGCCCGGTGATGTTGTACGAACCGCCGCTCTTGGGAACAATGAGGCCCTGCTTGAGGATGGACAGCACGTTGTAGGCCCGGGTGCCGTGCCAGAGCCGCTGAACATTACCTACCTTCATCCCATCGTTCTCGAACGCCCGCGCCATCGAGCCGATGGTCACGCGGAAGGCCCGAACGGGCTTGAGGCCTGAGGACGCGTGCCGAAGGTTGATGGACTGCTTGAAGAAGCGCTCGATGCTGGTCCACTCCGCTCCGTCTTCGATGAGCTCCAGTTCGACGTCGAACACCTTGGCCGGCTCTGGGCCTGAGCTCTTTGCGTTGGCAAGAGCCAGTTCGATGGAGCCCTCGAG
The genomic region above belongs to Variovorax sp. PBL-E5 and contains:
- a CDS encoding WGR domain-containing protein — protein: MSSTAVETVMLVCTDALNNNNKFWEGTLQANGDVHCRWGRVGATGQTKVFASAGKSFLTSKANEKRRGGYTEVAVLGSPKSQVVATTTEAVKRQISSAGNPVIEALLERLVKENRHEIFVMSGGQINVSADGVVTTAVGVIDGESVRSARQVLATIALSHATKDFNSTVFIDYLQQYLTLVPQKVSAKRGWHTTFLAADDAIIKQSAFLDQLEGSIELALANAKSSGPEPAKVFDVELELIEDGAEWTSIERFFKQSINLRHASSGLKPVRAFRVTIGSMARAFENDGMKVGNVQRLWHGTRAYNVLSILKQGLIVPKSGGSYNITGRMFGDGLYFSDQSTKSLAYSRGDWSRSQGIDNRCFMFLADVAMGRAMTPSGPNARAQYPAKGYDSTFAKGGESGVLNNEMIVYRTSQANLTTLVEFSG